The following nucleotide sequence is from Luteitalea sp..
CGGCCCAGCGCGACACGCGCGCGCCAGTCCTGCGGCTGCGTTTGCATGAGCCGCCGGCAGAGTGTCTCGAATTGATGGGGGGCGCCGCCGGCAGTATACGCCGCCGAGAGGCGGTCGAAGGCCAGGTACGCTCGGTCAGGCGCCGCCTCGATCAGGCGCTCCCATATGGCCACCGCGGCAGCGACCTGCCCCTGTCGATGGTAGACGTCGCCGAGATGGAGGTACGTCGGCAGAACGCCAGGCGCCCGCTCAATCGCCTTCTCGAACCACTGGATGGCTTCGGTGAAGTCCCGTCGCCTCACTGCTTCGAGGCCGAGCTCGTTCTCGAGAAACGCTTGGATCTCCTGATGCCGATCCTCGGCGCCGCGCACCTCTTCCTGGACCAAGTGCTGACGAATGCGGTACGCCTCGTCCCACTGGCGCTGGTCCTCGTGCAGCCGCTGTAAGTTCAGCAAGGCGTGCTCGTTGCTCGGATCGAGGCGAAGGACCTCCGCAAATGCTTCGCGCGCCCGGTCGACGAAGCCAGCACGCCGGAAGTCGACGCCAAGGCACAGGAGTCCGTAGGTGTGCTCCAACTTCGTGAGCCGCGGGCGCTGGAGCACCTGCTGGTGAATCTCGATGGCCCTCCCGACCTGTCCCTTCTCGCGGTAGAGATTGCCGAGAAT
It contains:
- a CDS encoding tetratricopeptide repeat protein, with translation MGDYIPLLSALIALLAGLAAGKAWERYKLHEGRWIDRRKARQSPHYIQGLNFLANNQIDHAIEELGQAAHVDTEAAEIHMILGNLYREKGQVGRAIEIHQQVLQRPRLTKLEHTYGLLCLGVDFRRAGFVDRAREAFAEVLRLDPSNEHALLNLQRLHEDQRQWDEAYRIRQHLVQEEVRGAEDRHQEIQAFLENELGLEAVRRRDFTEAIQWFEKAIERAPGVLPTYLHLGDVYHRQGQVAAAVAIWERLIEAAPDRAYLAFDRLSAAYTAGGAPHQFETLCRRLMQTQPQDWRARVALGRHLAAHGAPSAAFEVLLAALRNNPHALGVHQAVWETLMQLGLDRTRVKSYMEQSQDAVFYRDPHICVRCRYRSDELLWRCPHCHEWNSFVEDRLSPAKERDEIAT